A part of Helicobacter fennelliae genomic DNA contains:
- a CDS encoding peptidoglycan recognition protein family protein, protein MSLIVSYKRETNINLFLLPLKVKNYSIVGTGQCNAIAHRTKDNTFCLILNKDDEASIKHIRIYKEQDKPNSNEKEQIDIYTTQVEKREDTTTQQTSADDTNTSQTPLQENQNLIALETHLTSGKALKKDIQWAYYVKYKNEPLWEKSKIKKENLEPLTFTSKAKHNTQVSFDINAKFQYTIKEDETQKEVEDYLKEKQQLVLFAYKNNPAYETSNGQTHTILTINALPIIEITYNTLTLLHKNTQQSFQINNSIMSHLIKDFKEDKQYELGYNKTEDYITLKSESNKLYKMYKDTSNNIAQSSLGNTQESNPTQNNQNPNNTQTSNTQQTNTDSLFLKASKDFEELQTLLELRKQQNYQSMQVWVEVGKPYYIDDEGYLHWEANGEDKIKRAKEIWQKVKHADQTKQLATALEKGNLTKQQIKAIVLHRTDTDTSLQAINGFLRGVGTHFLIDTDGTIYQCASLYKYTQHIGKIGSKCYDNDTCDESYTKKILGYYQGKIPKQIHDNVRKEEEKNFAYPNRYPINNESIGIEVVGKATDLRKLPIDNKYPQITFYAATWDTSEQTDQTQKDSIKNLVEILKTEYNLTENDIYEHDDISPQKTRGEAKDLYEKE, encoded by the coding sequence TTGTCTTTGATTGTGAGTTACAAGAGAGAGACAAACATAAATCTTTTCCTATTACCCTTGAAGGTGAAGAATTATAGTATTGTAGGAACAGGACAATGCAATGCCATAGCCCATAGAACTAAAGACAACACATTTTGCCTTATACTTAATAAAGATGATGAGGCAAGTATTAAACATATTAGAATATATAAAGAACAAGACAAACCCAATTCAAATGAAAAAGAACAAATAGACATCTACACCACACAGGTAGAAAAAAGAGAGGATACAACTACACAACAAACTAGCGCAGATGATACAAATACTTCCCAAACTCCATTACAAGAAAATCAAAACCTCATTGCATTAGAAACCCATCTCACAAGTGGGAAAGCGTTAAAAAAAGATATTCAATGGGCTTATTATGTGAAATATAAAAACGAACCTTTATGGGAAAAAAGCAAAATAAAGAAAGAAAATCTAGAACCTCTTACTTTCACATCAAAAGCCAAACACAATACACAAGTAAGCTTTGATATAAATGCAAAGTTTCAATACACTATAAAAGAAGATGAGACACAGAAGGAAGTAGAAGATTATCTTAAAGAAAAGCAACAGCTAGTTCTCTTTGCATACAAGAATAATCCAGCTTATGAAACAAGCAATGGACAAACACATACTATACTTACTATTAATGCACTACCAATAATAGAAATAACTTATAATACTCTTACTCTTTTGCATAAAAATACTCAGCAATCTTTTCAAATAAACAATAGCATAATGTCTCATCTTATAAAAGATTTTAAAGAAGACAAACAATATGAGTTAGGTTATAACAAGACAGAAGATTATATAACACTCAAATCAGAGAGCAATAAGCTTTATAAAATGTATAAAGATACTTCAAACAATATAGCACAAAGCTCACTAGGAAATACACAAGAAAGTAATCCAACACAAAATAATCAAAATCCAAACAATACTCAAACATCAAACACACAACAAACTAATACAGATTCTCTCTTTCTTAAAGCGAGTAAAGACTTTGAAGAACTACAAACTCTACTTGAACTTAGAAAACAACAAAACTATCAAAGTATGCAAGTGTGGGTAGAGGTGGGGAAACCTTATTATATTGATGATGAGGGATATTTGCATTGGGAAGCGAATGGAGAAGATAAAATAAAAAGAGCAAAGGAAATATGGCAAAAAGTAAAACACGCTGACCAAACAAAACAATTAGCAACAGCACTTGAAAAAGGTAACTTAACAAAACAACAAATCAAAGCTATTGTTTTACATAGAACAGATACTGATACTTCACTTCAAGCTATTAATGGATTTTTAAGGGGAGTAGGAACACATTTTTTGATTGATACAGATGGCACAATTTATCAATGTGCAAGTTTGTATAAATACACACAGCATATAGGAAAAATAGGCTCTAAATGCTACGATAATGATACCTGTGATGAAAGTTATACAAAAAAGATTTTAGGTTATTATCAAGGCAAAATACCAAAACAAATCCACGATAATGTAAGAAAAGAGGAGGAAAAGAATTTCGCATATCCAAATCGCTATCCCATTAATAATGAATCTATTGGCATAGAAGTGGTGGGAAAGGCTACAGACTTAAGAAAATTACCTATTGACAATAAATATCCACAAATTACTTTTTATGCTGCTACTTGGGATACTTCCGAGCAAACCGACCAAACCCAAAAAGATTCTATAAAGAATTTAGTAGAAATTTTGAAAACTGAGTATAATCTTACTGAAAATGATATTTACGAACACGATGATATTTCGCCTCAAAAGACTAGAGGGGAGGCAAAGGATTTGTATGAAAAAGAGTAG
- a CDS encoding lysozyme inhibitor LprI family protein, with protein MQKILIVLGVFLMLSISVNAQSPQEAKPSFDCAKATTKVEKMICEDSSGELQNLDRQISQSYQDTKAKLDKNAKKALLDSQKSWLKTRERCESKECLKESLQSRIKELQSYTPHTSNAWLGTYSLQENLYTGSFTIQKCKNNTCEASYFALLHKSEFNDMHQCDISLKLQIKSQQEAIAYFDDEDFINCKIYIKKNPQGIVFTRDEKAFDSPDSFCSTMCGNQTIFEWGDMYKKEVQEWSGTYNFSENVDSQNIDLSKSRQQIFRFLDCNNEGCLAEYESLYKYATCEIRKDDRILSLKILSPKEAILRLKIKDGHNVEKICELTLQKTQKGFRVENPLNAIESCNTGLSIFESCGAGTNPDWTMEFIKEQ; from the coding sequence ATGCAAAAAATTCTAATAGTCTTAGGGGTTTTCTTAATGTTAAGTATTAGTGTCAATGCCCAAAGCCCACAAGAAGCAAAGCCTAGCTTTGATTGTGCTAAGGCTACTACAAAAGTAGAAAAGATGATATGTGAAGATTCTAGCGGGGAATTACAGAATCTAGATAGGCAAATCTCTCAAAGCTACCAAGACACAAAGGCAAAGCTTGATAAGAATGCCAAAAAAGCATTATTAGATTCTCAAAAATCTTGGCTTAAGACACGAGAGAGGTGCGAATCTAAAGAATGCCTAAAAGAATCTTTACAGAGTAGAATCAAAGAACTACAAAGCTACACGCCACATACAAGCAATGCGTGGCTTGGAACTTATAGCTTACAAGAAAATCTTTATACAGGGAGTTTTACAATACAAAAATGTAAAAATAATACTTGTGAAGCCTCATACTTTGCCTTGCTACACAAAAGTGAGTTTAATGATATGCACCAATGTGATATAAGTTTGAAGTTGCAGATAAAATCACAACAAGAAGCCATAGCCTATTTCGATGATGAGGATTTTATAAATTGTAAAATCTATATCAAGAAAAATCCACAAGGCATTGTATTTACAAGAGATGAGAAAGCCTTTGATTCGCCTGATTCTTTTTGTAGCACAATGTGTGGCAACCAAACGATATTTGAGTGGGGAGATATGTATAAAAAGGAAGTGCAAGAATGGAGTGGCACATATAATTTTTCTGAAAATGTAGATTCACAAAACATAGATTTATCAAAAAGTAGGCAACAAATTTTCCGCTTTTTGGATTGCAATAATGAAGGTTGCTTGGCTGAATATGAATCTTTGTATAAATATGCCACTTGTGAAATACGCAAAGATGATAGAATATTATCCCTAAAGATACTTTCCCCAAAAGAAGCCATTTTGCGATTAAAAATCAAAGATGGACATAATGTAGAAAAAATATGTGAGCTAACCTTGCAAAAAACACAAAAGGGCTTTAGAGTAGAAAATCCTTTGAATGCCATAGAATCTTGCAATACAGGTTTATCTATTTTTGAATCTTGTGGTGCGGGGACTAATCCAGATTGGACTATGGAGTTTATCAAGGAGCAATGA